One genomic window of Halobellus limi includes the following:
- the carA gene encoding glutamine-hydrolyzing carbamoyl-phosphate synthase small subunit: MSDAYLALEDGRVIEARGRASGRTRGELVFTTAYTGYEESLTDPSYEEQVLTFSYPLIGNYGVREERFESDRVHPRAAIAHEFTEDVVEWLEEENVPAIDHIDTRDLVTSIREEGAMKCGIAVGEDVTPEDAKAELEECKGMSEHVDIGKRVTTVEHTTYGDGGADVALVDCGAKMSIVESLVERDATVHVLPYDTTPEELAAVDPDLLFISNGPGDPANFEAAQELVEEYVGEVPIAGICLGQQVVARALGGTTEKMDFGHRGVNQPVRDLDSGKVVMTTQNHGYTVGEPGDELDVKQVNVNDGTAEGLANDELDVITRQYHPEAHPGPHDSLGFFDDVLAMTSESHHVVADD; encoded by the coding sequence ATGTCGGACGCCTATCTGGCCCTGGAGGACGGCCGCGTGATCGAGGCTCGCGGTCGCGCTTCGGGACGGACCCGCGGCGAGTTAGTGTTCACGACCGCCTACACCGGCTACGAGGAGAGCCTGACGGACCCCTCCTACGAGGAGCAGGTCCTCACGTTCTCCTACCCGCTCATCGGCAACTACGGCGTCCGAGAGGAGCGGTTCGAGTCCGACCGCGTCCACCCGCGTGCGGCGATCGCCCACGAGTTCACCGAGGACGTCGTCGAGTGGTTAGAAGAGGAAAACGTCCCCGCGATCGATCACATCGACACCCGCGACCTCGTCACCTCCATTCGCGAGGAGGGGGCGATGAAGTGCGGCATCGCGGTCGGCGAGGACGTCACCCCCGAGGACGCGAAGGCCGAACTCGAAGAGTGCAAGGGGATGAGCGAGCACGTCGACATCGGCAAGCGCGTCACGACCGTCGAACACACCACCTACGGCGACGGCGGCGCGGACGTCGCGCTCGTCGACTGCGGCGCGAAGATGTCGATCGTCGAGTCGCTCGTCGAGCGCGACGCGACGGTCCACGTGCTTCCCTACGACACGACCCCCGAAGAACTCGCCGCGGTCGATCCCGATCTGCTCTTCATCTCGAACGGCCCGGGCGACCCGGCGAACTTCGAGGCCGCACAGGAACTCGTCGAGGAGTACGTCGGCGAGGTGCCCATCGCGGGCATCTGTCTCGGCCAGCAGGTCGTCGCGCGCGCTCTCGGCGGCACCACCGAGAAGATGGACTTCGGCCACCGCGGGGTCAACCAGCCCGTCCGCGACCTCGACTCGGGGAAGGTCGTGATGACCACGCAGAACCACGGCTACACCGTCGGCGAACCCGGCGACGAACTCGACGTCAAGCAGGTCAACGTCAACGACGGCACCGCCGAGGGCCTCGCGAACGACGAACTCGACGTCATCACCCGCCAGTACCACCCCGAGGCACACCCCGGCCCGCACGACTCGCTCGGCTTCTTCGACGACGTCCTCGCGATGACGAGCGAGAGCCACCACGTCGTCGCCGACGACTGA
- a CDS encoding Lrp/AsnC family transcriptional regulator, which translates to MDDLDRQILDILRRDARTPYTEIASQVGTSEGTVRNRVERLTEEGVIERFTVSTRTGNIKAMIEVSVKVDVDTTEITEQMTEWDQVDFVWQVSGEEDVVLVVDAADTRAVNQLITRARELDEVKNTKTRLILDERLGRSP; encoded by the coding sequence ATGGACGACCTCGACCGGCAGATCCTCGACATCCTGCGGCGAGACGCTCGGACCCCGTACACGGAGATCGCCTCGCAGGTGGGGACCTCCGAAGGGACGGTCAGGAACCGCGTCGAGCGGTTGACCGAGGAGGGGGTCATCGAGCGGTTCACCGTCTCCACGCGGACCGGGAACATCAAGGCGATGATCGAGGTGTCGGTGAAAGTCGACGTCGACACCACAGAGATCACAGAACAGATGACCGAGTGGGACCAGGTCGACTTCGTCTGGCAGGTCTCCGGCGAGGAGGACGTCGTCCTCGTCGTCGACGCCGCCGACACGCGCGCGGTGAACCAGCTCATCACCCGCGCGCGCGAGCTCGACGAGGTCAAGAACACGAAGACGCGACTGATCCTCGACGAGCGACTCGGTCGGTCGCCGTAG
- a CDS encoding 30S ribosomal protein S17e → MAIKPKYVKQLGKLLLEKYPDAFNTDFETNKESVSTLTNVESKGVRNRIAGYITRKKSGGNQSSSSA, encoded by the coding sequence ATGGCGATCAAACCCAAGTACGTCAAACAGCTGGGGAAGCTGCTCTTAGAGAAGTATCCGGACGCGTTCAACACGGACTTCGAGACGAACAAAGAGAGCGTCTCGACGCTCACGAACGTCGAATCGAAGGGCGTCCGAAACCGGATCGCGGGTTACATCACGCGCAAGAAGAGCGGCGGCAACCAGTCCTCCTCCTCGGCGTAA
- a CDS encoding acyl-CoA carboxylase subunit beta, which produces MEDRIEELREKRERALKGGGQERIDAQHEKGKMTARERIDYFLDEGTFREIDQLRTHRNHNFGMEEKQLPGDGVVTGYGEVDGRKTFVFAHDFTVFGGSLGEVLAEKITKVMDRAVEVGAPVVGLNDSAGARIQEGVQSLAGFGEIFRRNTEASGVVPQISAIMGPCAGGAVYSPALTDFTFMVKDTSHMFITGPDVIKTVTGEEVSFEELGGAVTHAATSGVAQFACESEEEALDDIRRLLSYLPPNNVEDPPRVEPWDDPERADESLNSVVPDEPRKPYDMHDVFAGVLDEGSFFEVHEGFAKNVLVGFARLDGHSVGVVANQPRVNAGTLDIEASEKAARFVRICDSFNVPIVTFVDVPGFLPGTDQEHEGIIRHGAKLLYAYSEATVPLLTVITRKAYGGAYDVMASKHLGADVNYAWPTAEIAVMGPQGAVNILYSDELAAAEDPEERRDELIEEYREEFANPYTAADRGFVDAVIEPPETRSRLVSDLEMLRSKRESLPEKKHGNLPI; this is translated from the coding sequence ATGGAGGACCGAATCGAGGAGCTGCGCGAGAAGCGCGAGCGCGCGCTGAAGGGCGGCGGCCAGGAACGCATCGACGCCCAGCACGAGAAGGGGAAGATGACCGCCCGCGAGCGCATCGACTACTTCCTCGACGAGGGGACTTTCAGAGAGATCGACCAGCTCCGGACCCACCGGAACCACAACTTCGGGATGGAGGAGAAACAGCTCCCCGGCGACGGCGTCGTGACCGGCTACGGCGAGGTGGACGGACGGAAGACGTTCGTCTTCGCCCACGACTTCACCGTCTTCGGGGGCTCGCTCGGCGAGGTGCTCGCCGAGAAGATCACGAAGGTGATGGACAGAGCCGTCGAGGTGGGCGCGCCGGTCGTCGGCCTCAACGACTCCGCCGGCGCGCGGATCCAGGAGGGCGTCCAGTCGCTCGCCGGCTTCGGCGAGATCTTCCGTCGGAACACGGAGGCGTCGGGCGTCGTCCCGCAGATCTCGGCGATCATGGGCCCCTGCGCCGGCGGCGCGGTCTACTCGCCGGCTCTCACCGACTTCACGTTCATGGTGAAGGACACGAGCCACATGTTCATCACCGGCCCCGACGTGATCAAGACCGTGACCGGAGAGGAGGTGAGCTTCGAGGAACTCGGCGGCGCGGTCACCCACGCCGCCACCTCGGGGGTCGCCCAGTTCGCCTGCGAGAGTGAAGAAGAGGCGCTCGACGACATCCGACGGCTGCTCTCGTATCTCCCGCCGAACAACGTCGAGGACCCGCCCCGCGTCGAACCGTGGGACGACCCCGAACGCGCCGACGAGTCGCTGAACTCCGTCGTACCTGACGAGCCCCGAAAGCCCTACGATATGCACGACGTGTTCGCGGGCGTCCTCGACGAGGGCTCCTTTTTCGAGGTCCACGAGGGCTTCGCGAAGAACGTCCTCGTCGGCTTCGCCCGACTGGACGGCCACTCCGTCGGCGTCGTCGCCAACCAGCCCCGCGTCAACGCCGGCACGCTCGACATCGAAGCCTCCGAGAAGGCCGCCCGCTTCGTCCGCATCTGCGACTCGTTCAACGTGCCCATCGTCACCTTCGTCGACGTCCCCGGCTTCCTCCCCGGCACCGACCAGGAGCACGAAGGGATCATCCGCCACGGCGCGAAACTGCTGTACGCCTACTCGGAGGCGACCGTCCCGCTTCTGACGGTCATCACCCGGAAGGCCTACGGCGGCGCCTACGACGTGATGGCCTCGAAGCACCTCGGAGCGGACGTCAACTACGCGTGGCCGACCGCCGAGATCGCGGTGATGGGCCCGCAGGGCGCGGTCAACATCCTCTACAGCGACGAACTCGCCGCCGCCGAGGACCCCGAGGAGCGACGCGACGAACTGATCGAGGAGTACCGCGAGGAGTTCGCGAACCCCTACACGGCGGCGGATCGCGGCTTCGTCGACGCCGTCATCGAGCCGCCGGAGACCCGCTCGCGGCTCGTCTCCGATCTGGAGATGCTCCGCTCGAAGCGCGAGTCACTGCCCGAGAAGAAACACGGGAACCTCCCGATCTGA
- a CDS encoding HVO_0649 family zinc finger protein produces the protein MASTNRSPFERLRNQYNEVDLVCPKCGYDDADGEWQAVTTGGVVQYRHICPSCGSIRRRTISLGP, from the coding sequence ATGGCGAGCACGAACCGGTCCCCGTTCGAGCGGCTTCGGAACCAGTACAACGAGGTCGACCTGGTCTGTCCGAAGTGCGGCTACGACGACGCCGACGGCGAGTGGCAGGCGGTGACCACCGGAGGGGTGGTGCAGTACCGACACATCTGTCCGAGCTGTGGGTCGATCCGTCGGCGGACGATTTCGCTCGGGCCGTGA
- a CDS encoding sodium-dependent transporter yields MTRETWATRAGFILAAAGSAVGLGNIWRFPWVTADNGGSAFLLVYLGIVLLVGVPGLLGEFVVGRRGKKSPVGALRDLSGSRAWGLWGVFYVVTAIALISFYSVVGGWILRYFGESALGLAGARPAYFTAPGEYFGGAAAGLDALGFHLLFLGLTALVVYAGVRRGIELGTKVMMPAVLALLVGLAVWAGTRPGAAEAYAFYLRFDLATVRANFFDVLAPAAGQALFTLSLGAGTMITYASYIDEDRSLPFDGTVIAVLNTLVGVLAGLVVFPLLFSLGVDPSQTAPGPGALFVGLAGAFSQLPAGALVATAFFGVVVLAALSSSISMLEIPVSFLVDEYGLSRQRAVALVTTAVVVTGGVCAINPTVAGTAVFGFVAGPLVDTLLTAGLTAVLVFVGWVMGRDAVAEFRSGAGGFSAALATPWLLAAGVALPIFLLFTLLTTFGVDASLGFWPTVLVAVLAGAVAFVGLRTERSLV; encoded by the coding sequence ATGACACGAGAGACGTGGGCGACGCGCGCGGGGTTCATCCTCGCCGCCGCGGGCTCGGCGGTCGGCCTCGGGAACATCTGGCGCTTCCCGTGGGTGACGGCGGACAACGGCGGGAGCGCTTTTCTATTAGTCTACCTCGGTATCGTCCTGCTGGTCGGCGTCCCCGGCCTGCTCGGGGAGTTCGTCGTCGGCCGACGCGGAAAGAAGAGCCCGGTGGGCGCGCTTCGAGACCTCTCGGGGTCGCGCGCGTGGGGGCTCTGGGGCGTCTTCTACGTCGTCACGGCCATCGCGCTGATCTCGTTTTACAGCGTCGTCGGCGGGTGGATCCTCCGGTACTTCGGCGAGAGCGCGCTGGGTCTCGCGGGCGCTCGGCCCGCGTACTTCACCGCGCCGGGCGAGTACTTCGGCGGGGCCGCCGCCGGCCTCGACGCGCTCGGCTTTCACCTGCTGTTTCTCGGGCTGACGGCGCTCGTCGTCTACGCGGGCGTCCGCCGCGGGATCGAACTGGGAACGAAGGTGATGATGCCGGCGGTGCTCGCGCTGCTCGTCGGCCTCGCGGTCTGGGCCGGCACGCGACCGGGCGCGGCCGAGGCGTACGCGTTCTACCTCCGCTTCGACCTCGCGACCGTCCGTGCGAACTTCTTCGACGTGCTCGCCCCCGCGGCCGGGCAGGCGCTCTTTACCCTCTCGCTCGGCGCGGGGACGATGATCACCTACGCCTCCTACATCGACGAGGACCGCTCGCTGCCGTTCGACGGGACGGTCATCGCGGTGCTGAACACGCTCGTGGGCGTGCTCGCCGGCCTCGTCGTCTTTCCCCTCCTGTTCTCGCTCGGCGTCGATCCCTCCCAGACCGCACCGGGACCGGGCGCGCTGTTCGTCGGCCTCGCCGGCGCGTTCTCGCAGTTGCCCGCGGGCGCGCTCGTCGCGACGGCGTTCTTCGGCGTCGTCGTCCTCGCGGCCCTGTCCTCCTCGATCAGTATGCTCGAAATTCCGGTCTCGTTCCTCGTCGACGAGTACGGCCTCTCCCGGCAGCGCGCGGTGGCGCTCGTCACGACCGCCGTCGTGGTGACCGGCGGTGTCTGTGCGATCAACCCGACCGTCGCCGGGACTGCCGTGTTCGGATTCGTCGCGGGCCCGCTCGTGGATACGCTCTTGACCGCCGGACTGACCGCGGTGCTCGTCTTCGTCGGATGGGTGATGGGTCGCGACGCCGTCGCGGAGTTCCGCTCCGGGGCCGGCGGCTTCTCCGCCGCGCTGGCGACGCCGTGGCTCCTGGCGGCCGGCGTTGCGCTCCCGATCTTCCTGCTTTTCACGCTGCTGACGACGTTCGGCGTCGACGCCAGTCTCGGCTTCTGGCCGACGGTGCTCGTCGCCGTCCTCGCCGGCGCCGTCGCGTTCGTCGGACTCCGGACCGAGCGGTCGCTGGTCTGA
- a CDS encoding potassium channel family protein, producing the protein MTDTEHVVIAGSGRVGHRVAEHFADRGRSVTVIDPDPTGGFESDDVEVVRGDATKPSVLEDAITERTGVVGALTDKEDTNLVVCMAAKRYATGLRTVARIEDRAGDEYDEYVDEVYFPERASIRAAVNALTGSDVRTIEEVTGELEVLDVRIDYDAPAAGEVVADALPEGSVVIAESGGHVAVQHSTKLVEGRRYLIAADRDVVGDVIEQCRGERPS; encoded by the coding sequence ATGACTGACACAGAGCACGTCGTGATCGCGGGGAGCGGACGCGTCGGACACAGAGTCGCAGAACACTTCGCCGACCGCGGTCGGTCGGTCACCGTTATCGATCCCGATCCGACCGGCGGATTCGAGAGCGACGACGTCGAAGTCGTCCGGGGCGACGCGACGAAGCCCTCGGTGCTCGAAGACGCCATCACCGAGCGGACGGGCGTCGTCGGCGCGCTCACCGATAAGGAGGACACGAACCTCGTCGTCTGTATGGCCGCGAAGCGGTACGCCACGGGGCTTCGAACCGTCGCTCGGATCGAGGACCGCGCCGGCGACGAGTACGACGAGTACGTCGACGAGGTGTACTTCCCCGAGCGCGCCAGCATCCGTGCGGCGGTCAACGCGCTCACCGGGAGCGACGTCCGAACGATCGAGGAGGTCACCGGCGAACTCGAAGTGCTGGACGTCCGGATCGACTACGACGCGCCCGCGGCGGGTGAGGTGGTCGCCGACGCGCTGCCCGAGGGCTCCGTGGTCATCGCCGAGTCCGGCGGCCACGTCGCCGTCCAGCACTCGACCAAACTGGTCGAGGGGCGGCGGTACCTCATCGCGGCCGACCGCGACGTCGTCGGCGACGTCATCGAGCAGTGCCGGGGAGAGCGCCCCTCGTGA
- a CDS encoding glycine cleavage T C-terminal barrel domain-containing protein yields MSGDNPHPNHPSVDQSDRTVPRNLRQTGDADVDLVISTRARKSPFWHLSVEEGCHEATVYNHMYHPRAYIDPEDGGSEAEYELLVNHVALWDVAVERQIRVEGPDAEAFVDYVITRDATDIEPMRGKYAICCNYDGGILNDFVLLRPDDDEFWFSIADSDLLQWLQGVTVGNDFEVDIDEIDVSPMQVQGPKSPDVIESLIDAAVEDVPYYGLLEATIDDVPVLVSQTGFSGEAGFEIYVREATENAEAVWNPVLETVKDHGGAAGPVNGRRRIAAGILSLGQDMDHETSPFQVNLGYQVPDDKDADYVGKAELERQKEAIENGEFPFTHKLVGLKMAGDPVLEWASDYWLISDPETGDECGYLTSAGWNPDLEANIGLGFVPAEKLQAATDVPLDDSIYDADVDLEFEVHLPDEYAEVPGEPVYATLAKVPFKESANPSAREQAKIHAGDEMEE; encoded by the coding sequence ATGTCGGGAGACAACCCCCACCCGAACCACCCCAGCGTCGACCAATCGGACCGCACCGTTCCCAGGAATCTGCGTCAAACGGGCGACGCAGACGTCGACCTCGTGATCTCGACCCGGGCCAGGAAGTCCCCGTTCTGGCACCTCTCCGTCGAGGAAGGCTGTCACGAGGCGACGGTGTACAACCATATGTACCACCCTCGGGCGTACATCGATCCCGAAGACGGCGGTTCGGAAGCCGAGTACGAACTGCTGGTCAACCACGTGGCGCTGTGGGACGTCGCGGTCGAGCGCCAGATTCGCGTCGAGGGACCCGACGCCGAGGCGTTCGTCGACTACGTCATCACGCGGGACGCGACCGACATCGAGCCGATGCGCGGCAAGTACGCCATCTGCTGCAACTACGACGGCGGGATCCTCAACGACTTCGTCCTGTTACGGCCCGACGACGACGAGTTCTGGTTCTCCATCGCCGACTCGGACCTGCTGCAGTGGTTGCAAGGGGTCACGGTCGGAAACGACTTCGAGGTCGACATCGACGAGATCGACGTCTCGCCGATGCAGGTTCAGGGCCCGAAATCGCCCGACGTGATCGAGTCGCTCATCGATGCCGCGGTCGAAGACGTTCCGTACTACGGACTGCTGGAGGCGACTATCGACGACGTCCCGGTGTTGGTGAGCCAGACGGGCTTCTCCGGAGAGGCGGGGTTCGAGATATACGTCCGTGAGGCGACGGAGAACGCCGAAGCGGTGTGGAACCCGGTGCTCGAAACGGTCAAAGACCACGGCGGCGCCGCGGGGCCGGTAAACGGTCGTCGACGGATCGCCGCGGGAATCCTGTCGTTGGGACAGGACATGGACCACGAGACGTCGCCGTTCCAGGTCAACCTCGGGTATCAGGTCCCCGACGACAAGGACGCGGACTACGTCGGCAAGGCCGAACTGGAACGCCAGAAGGAGGCCATCGAAAACGGCGAGTTCCCGTTCACGCACAAACTGGTCGGTCTGAAGATGGCGGGCGACCCGGTCCTGGAGTGGGCCTCGGACTACTGGCTCATCTCGGACCCGGAGACGGGCGACGAATGCGGCTACCTGACGTCGGCGGGGTGGAACCCGGACCTCGAGGCCAACATCGGCCTCGGATTCGTGCCGGCGGAGAAACTGCAGGCCGCGACCGACGTTCCGCTCGACGACTCGATATACGACGCGGACGTCGACTTGGAGTTCGAGGTGCACCTCCCGGACGAGTACGCCGAGGTGCCCGGCGAACCCGTCTACGCCACGCTGGCGAAGGTCCCGTTCAAAGAGTCGGCCAACCCCAGCGCTCGCGAACAGGCCAAGATCCACGCCGGAGACGAGATGGAGGAGTAA
- a CDS encoding helix-turn-helix domain-containing protein, with translation MTDIKAVVRVEHPDIVLTETVTHDPSSKVKSVSEAGTDPTSGKFFYHIESSDFPRFEDGLRKDRTVGEFERVIETRDEKAIYSFEYTDEAKILSPVISAANGVILDMENDGSAWTLTVWMPDRTDLVHLWDYARRNDVDIDLLRLNEYAGLGNADAGLTDSQREALLVAFESGYFEEPRDASLSEVAGDLDISQPAASGLLRRGIRRLIASSMIDDSENPD, from the coding sequence ATGACCGATATCAAAGCGGTCGTCCGAGTTGAGCACCCGGACATCGTGCTCACAGAGACGGTCACTCACGACCCGAGTTCGAAAGTCAAGTCGGTGTCGGAAGCGGGGACTGACCCGACGTCGGGGAAGTTCTTCTATCACATCGAGTCGTCGGATTTCCCCCGGTTCGAGGACGGGTTACGGAAGGATCGTACCGTCGGCGAGTTCGAACGGGTCATCGAGACGAGAGACGAGAAGGCGATCTACAGCTTCGAGTACACCGACGAGGCGAAGATTCTCTCCCCGGTGATTTCGGCCGCGAACGGCGTCATCCTCGATATGGAGAACGACGGGAGCGCGTGGACCCTCACGGTGTGGATGCCCGACAGAACGGATCTGGTCCACCTCTGGGACTACGCCCGACGGAACGACGTCGACATCGACTTACTGCGCCTGAACGAATACGCCGGATTAGGGAACGCGGACGCCGGGTTGACCGATAGTCAGCGAGAAGCGCTGCTCGTCGCCTTCGAGTCGGGGTACTTCGAAGAACCGCGGGACGCGTCCCTCAGCGAGGTCGCCGGCGACCTGGACATCTCTCAACCGGCGGCCAGCGGTCTCCTTCGACGCGGGATCAGGCGGCTCATCGCCTCGTCGATGATCGACGACAGCGAGAACCCGGACTGA
- a CDS encoding sodium-dependent transporter — MSQRETWATRAGFILAAVGSAVGLGNIWQFPFKTSEYGGATFLVVYLVAAIGIGLPAMLAEFVVGRKSNLNAIGAFEKLGFRNWKWVGVLGVGTGFWILSYYSVVGGWVLRYMGGSVTGAYFADPAAYFGQVSAGLDALALHALFMILVVAIVAGGVEDGIEKATKLMVPSIVVILGVLAVWVFTLPGASPGYSYFLSPDLSQLSLSVSFDPLPSFSGPLTDIIPFAVSQAFFSLSLGMGAMITYASYVGEDQSLFGDSITVVVFNSAVGILAGLVVIPLLFVQGIEPGSGGAGALFVSLATAFAELPAGRVVGVVFFGVVLIAALSSAISLLEVVVSYAVDNYGARRPQIAAALGGLIFLLGIPSALDTAWLGWFDTLAYQLLLPVSVLGVLVFIGWVFGRPAVDELLNGSSLGGGVGMTWLWLVRTVVVLGVVLTLALGVQTLFFAENPAIVPPL; from the coding sequence ATGAGTCAACGAGAGACGTGGGCGACGCGCGCGGGGTTCATCCTCGCCGCCGTCGGCTCGGCAGTGGGGCTCGGTAACATCTGGCAGTTCCCCTTCAAGACCTCCGAGTACGGCGGGGCGACGTTCCTCGTCGTCTACCTGGTCGCCGCGATCGGAATCGGCCTGCCGGCGATGCTCGCGGAGTTCGTCGTCGGACGGAAGAGCAACCTGAACGCCATCGGCGCGTTCGAGAAACTGGGATTCCGCAACTGGAAGTGGGTCGGCGTCCTCGGCGTCGGCACCGGCTTCTGGATCCTGTCGTACTACAGCGTCGTCGGCGGGTGGGTCCTCCGCTATATGGGCGGCAGCGTCACCGGCGCGTACTTCGCCGACCCGGCCGCCTACTTCGGCCAGGTCTCGGCCGGCCTCGACGCCCTCGCGCTCCACGCGCTGTTTATGATCCTCGTCGTCGCCATCGTCGCCGGCGGCGTCGAAGACGGGATCGAGAAGGCGACGAAGCTGATGGTTCCGAGCATCGTCGTCATCCTGGGAGTCCTCGCCGTCTGGGTGTTCACCCTCCCCGGCGCGAGTCCCGGGTACAGCTACTTCCTCTCGCCGGACCTCTCACAACTCAGCCTGAGCGTCTCCTTCGACCCGCTGCCCTCCTTTAGCGGCCCGCTCACGGATATCATCCCCTTCGCCGTGAGCCAGGCGTTCTTCTCGCTGTCGCTCGGGATGGGCGCGATGATCACCTACGCCTCCTACGTCGGCGAGGATCAGAGCCTCTTCGGCGACAGCATCACCGTCGTCGTGTTCAACAGCGCGGTCGGCATCCTCGCCGGGCTCGTGGTCATTCCGCTCCTGTTCGTGCAGGGGATCGAACCCGGCAGCGGCGGCGCGGGCGCGCTGTTCGTCAGCCTCGCGACGGCGTTCGCGGAACTCCCGGCCGGCCGCGTCGTCGGCGTCGTCTTCTTCGGCGTCGTCCTCATCGCGGCGCTGTCGTCGGCGATCAGCCTGCTCGAAGTGGTCGTCTCCTACGCCGTCGACAACTACGGCGCGCGCCGCCCGCAGATCGCCGCCGCGCTCGGCGGGCTCATCTTCCTGCTCGGGATCCCCTCGGCGCTGGACACCGCCTGGCTCGGCTGGTTCGACACCCTCGCCTACCAGCTCCTGCTCCCGGTGTCGGTCCTCGGCGTCCTCGTCTTCATCGGCTGGGTGTTCGGCCGCCCCGCCGTCGACGAACTCCTCAACGGCTCCTCGCTGGGCGGTGGCGTCGGTATGACGTGGCTGTGGCTCGTCCGGACGGTCGTCGTCCTCGGCGTGGTGCTCACCCTCGCCCTCGGCGTACAGACGCTGTTCTTCGCGGAGAACCCGGCGATCGTTCCGCCGCTGTAG
- a CDS encoding NADPH:quinone reductase yields MRAARFHEHGGPEVLTVDEVDDPDPDHGQVLVDVEAAAVNPVDTYFREGEYPVPHLPFVGGSDVAGTVAAVGDGVEHFAVGDRVFGTGLGNGMPGSYAERVAAPADFLAHLPEGVAFDDAAALALVGTTAWQGLVHHAAAEPAETVLVHGGSGGVGHVAIQLAETMGARVHATASPDHADELESLGADAVFDYAREDLADAVVDAGGADVIVDLHMDQYLQFNADVANAGARVIGIGNDTSSGGFTDIGVTKGKEVRYQFMSMYNADDIGAVLARLADLAVRDEIAPVIHETYGLGEIGEAQRAVLEDSFVGKLVVTP; encoded by the coding sequence ATGCGCGCAGCCAGATTCCACGAGCACGGCGGCCCCGAGGTACTGACGGTCGACGAGGTCGACGACCCCGACCCCGATCACGGACAGGTACTCGTCGACGTCGAGGCCGCGGCGGTGAACCCGGTGGACACGTACTTCCGCGAGGGCGAGTACCCCGTCCCGCACCTGCCGTTCGTCGGCGGATCGGACGTCGCCGGCACCGTCGCGGCCGTCGGTGACGGGGTCGAGCACTTCGCGGTCGGCGACCGCGTGTTCGGCACGGGACTCGGCAACGGGATGCCCGGATCGTACGCCGAGCGCGTCGCCGCGCCCGCGGACTTCCTCGCACACCTCCCCGAGGGGGTCGCCTTCGACGACGCCGCGGCGCTCGCGCTCGTCGGGACGACGGCCTGGCAGGGGCTCGTCCACCACGCCGCCGCCGAACCCGCCGAGACGGTGCTGGTCCACGGCGGCAGCGGCGGCGTCGGCCACGTCGCGATCCAGCTCGCGGAGACGATGGGCGCACGCGTCCACGCGACCGCCTCGCCCGATCACGCCGACGAACTCGAGTCGCTCGGAGCGGACGCGGTCTTCGACTACGCCCGCGAGGACCTCGCGGACGCCGTCGTCGACGCCGGCGGCGCGGACGTGATCGTCGACCTGCATATGGACCAGTACCTCCAGTTCAACGCGGACGTCGCGAACGCCGGCGCGCGCGTGATCGGCATCGGCAACGACACTTCGAGCGGGGGATTCACCGACATCGGCGTCACGAAGGGCAAGGAGGTCCGGTACCAGTTCATGTCGATGTACAACGCCGACGACATCGGTGCGGTGCTCGCTCGACTGGCGGACCTCGCCGTCCGCGACGAGATCGCGCCCGTGATCCACGAGACGTACGGCCTCGGAGAGATCGGCGAGGCCCAGCGCGCCGTCCTGGAGGACAGCTTCGTCGGGAAGCTCGTGGTGACGCCGTAG